The genomic DNA TACCAAAGAACAAATACAGTCACGTTTTAATAACCTTGTGCCTTTACACGAAAGTACGTGCGGGGATTAAACTATGGATCACTCTCACCACGAACATCATCACGATAACAATGAGCACCAGGAGCACGACAAGCACGCCGGTCATTCGGTAGCAATGTTTAAGAATAAGTTCTGGCTATCGTTGCTGCTGACTATTCCTGTGCTTGTCTATTCCGAAATGATACAGCATTGGCTGAACTTTACGCCGCCAGCATTTCCTGGTTCGCAGTATGTACCGTTTGTACTAAGTTCTGTCATATTCTTTTATGGCGGTATGGTGTTCATTCGTAGTGCGTTGGGTGAGCTAAAAGCCAAACTGCCAGGTATGATGACTTTGATCAGCCTGGCAATTATCACTGCTTATGTATATAGCGTTGCAACACAGTTTTTTATTAAGGGCGAAACGTTCTTTTGGGAGCTGGCGACCTTAGTAACGATTATGCTGCTTGGTCATTGGCTGGAGATGGCATCGGTTGCTAAGGCTGAAAATGCACTTGATGCCATCTCTAAGCTGCTACCTGATAAAGCCGAAAAGTTAGTTAATGGTAAGCCAAAACAGGTGCTTGTCAGTGAGCTAAAGGTCGGCGACTTGGTGTTAATCCGTCCAGGTGCAAGCATACCCGTTGATGGTGTGATTGTGGACGGCAGCTCGTCAGTTGATGAAGCTGCTATCACTGGCGAAAGCAAACCCGTAACTAAAGGTGTAGATGATGAAGTTGTCGCTGGTACAAACAATCAGGATGGCTCACTGACAGTAAAAATCACAAAACTCGGTCAGGATACTGCGCTGGCGGGTATTATGCGACTTGTAGCTGAGGCACAAAGCTCAAAGTCTAACGTGCAGGTGCTTGCCGATAAAGCCGCCTTTTATCTGACTGTCGTTGCAATCGCTACTTCAATCGTTACTTTTGTATTCTGGCTGATTGCCAAAGATGCGGGTTTTGCATTAGAGAGGTCGGTTACGGTTCTGATAATCGCTTGTCCGCACGCACTAGGCCTAGCAATTCCATTAGTAGTATCAATTTCGACCGCACTATCTGCAAAAAATGGGCTACTTGTCAGAAAGCGTCTTGCGCTTGAGTCTGCAAGAAAATTAGACTGGGTACTGTTTGATAAAACGGGTACGCTTACCAAAGGTAAGCACGGGGTAACTGATATATGGGCAACTAAAGGCTATAGCAAGAAAGCCATATTACATCTAACCGCTAGCTTAGAGCAGAACAGCGAACACATCGTGGGTAAAGGCATCGCACGCAAAGCCGAGGAGGAGGACGTCCATCTCGATGAAGTTACCAATTTTAAAGCGCTGCCTGGAATTGGCGTGCAGGGCACACTGCACGGCAGAGACAGCTTTGTTGCAGCAGGATACCGCTATATTACAGACCACAACCTGTCGATACCAAAAGATATACGCGAGAGCATCAAACAGGCTGCCAAAGTCGGCAAGGCAGAGGTTTATCTTATAAAAGACAGTGTAG from Candidatus Saccharibacteria bacterium includes the following:
- a CDS encoding heavy metal translocating P-type ATPase; amino-acid sequence: MDHSHHEHHHDNNEHQEHDKHAGHSVAMFKNKFWLSLLLTIPVLVYSEMIQHWLNFTPPAFPGSQYVPFVLSSVIFFYGGMVFIRSALGELKAKLPGMMTLISLAIITAYVYSVATQFFIKGETFFWELATLVTIMLLGHWLEMASVAKAENALDAISKLLPDKAEKLVNGKPKQVLVSELKVGDLVLIRPGASIPVDGVIVDGSSSVDEAAITGESKPVTKGVDDEVVAGTNNQDGSLTVKITKLGQDTALAGIMRLVAEAQSSKSNVQVLADKAAFYLTVVAIATSIVTFVFWLIAKDAGFALERSVTVLIIACPHALGLAIPLVVSISTALSAKNGLLVRKRLALESARKLDWVLFDKTGTLTKGKHGVTDIWATKGYSKKAILHLTASLEQNSEHIVGKGIARKAEEEDVHLDEVTNFKALPGIGVQGTLHGRDSFVAAGYRYITDHNLSIPKDIRESIKQAAKVGKAEVYLIKDSVVIGALALADEVRPESKDAIQALHGLGIKIAMITGDSNEVAAYVSKQLGLDQYFAEVRPEDKAAKVKELQQNGQKVAMVGDGINDAPALTQADIGIAIGAGTDVAIKSADIILVKSDPQDVVKVINLSKRTYSKMTQNLVWATGYNVFAIPLAAGVLFGSGIVLAPALGAVLMSISTVVVALNAQLLRRTDLALIKS